A single Symbiobacterium thermophilum IAM 14863 DNA region contains:
- a CDS encoding cbb3-type cytochrome c oxidase subunit I yields MFSNVEGSASRNFFYTAVIWMAIGMSFGLFAAVLLVIPDLVKNVPVLEYFTFGRVRPVHTNLVLFGWLSGAYFATLFYMVPRVCGTPLWSERLGNFSVVFYNLLMTAYTVTLLMGMNAGREYAESPWILKILTVVLFALVFFNVIMTFARRKEKELYVTAWYMLGAVFTTPVIYIVGNQFLLPNNPITGVNDAVVNWFYGHNILGYWFTPIGVGAVYYLLPKLTGNPIWSHKLSMIGFWMLMFVYGPTGAHHLVNGPVPYWLQTVAIAFSVCLIVPVWTVLTNFYGTMNGRWGALKESVPLKFTVSAMVFYFITCFQGPMQSLRSVSSIVHFTNWVVGHAHLALVGTFSFIMFATIYYALPRLINREIWSAKLMEWHFWLSLIGFTLFFVSLTIGGLVQGSDWAANQSANFIASVINQRPFNIARAFGGAMILGAQLLFIFNIFKTATAGRQFSGESAEVGSVVAGV; encoded by the coding sequence AACGTAGAAGGGTCCGCCAGTCGGAACTTCTTCTACACCGCGGTCATCTGGATGGCCATCGGCATGAGCTTCGGGTTGTTCGCCGCCGTGCTGCTGGTCATCCCGGACCTGGTCAAGAACGTTCCCGTGCTCGAGTACTTCACCTTTGGCCGCGTGCGGCCGGTGCACACCAACCTGGTGCTCTTCGGCTGGCTCAGCGGGGCTTACTTCGCGACGCTCTTTTACATGGTTCCTCGGGTCTGTGGCACCCCGCTGTGGAGTGAGCGGCTGGGCAATTTCTCGGTCGTCTTCTACAACCTCCTCATGACCGCCTACACCGTGACCCTGCTCATGGGCATGAACGCAGGCCGGGAGTACGCGGAGTCCCCCTGGATCCTGAAGATCCTCACGGTGGTCCTGTTCGCGCTGGTCTTCTTCAACGTGATCATGACCTTCGCCAGGCGCAAGGAGAAGGAGCTGTACGTCACCGCCTGGTACATGCTGGGCGCCGTGTTCACCACGCCGGTGATCTACATCGTCGGCAACCAGTTCCTCCTCCCCAACAACCCCATCACCGGTGTGAATGACGCGGTGGTCAACTGGTTCTACGGTCACAACATCCTGGGCTACTGGTTCACGCCCATCGGCGTCGGCGCCGTCTACTACCTGCTTCCCAAGCTGACGGGCAACCCCATCTGGAGCCACAAGCTCTCCATGATCGGCTTCTGGATGCTGATGTTCGTCTACGGCCCCACGGGGGCTCACCACCTGGTCAACGGCCCCGTGCCGTACTGGCTGCAGACGGTCGCCATCGCCTTCTCCGTCTGCCTGATCGTGCCGGTCTGGACCGTGCTCACCAACTTCTACGGCACCATGAACGGACGCTGGGGCGCCCTGAAGGAGTCCGTGCCCCTGAAGTTCACGGTGAGTGCGATGGTCTTCTACTTCATCACCTGCTTCCAGGGGCCGATGCAGTCGCTGCGCTCGGTGAGCTCCATCGTCCACTTCACCAACTGGGTCGTGGGCCACGCGCATCTCGCGCTGGTCGGCACCTTCTCGTTCATCATGTTCGCGACCATCTACTACGCCCTGCCCCGGCTGATCAACCGGGAGATCTGGTCGGCCAAGCTGATGGAATGGCACTTCTGGCTCTCCCTCATCGGCTTCACCCTGTTCTTCGTATCCCTGACCATCGGCGGGCTCGTGCAGGGCTCTGACTGGGCGGCCAACCAGTCGGCCAACTTCATCGCCTCGGTCATCAACCAGCGGCCGTTCAACATCGCCCGGGCCTTCGGCGGGGCGATGATCCTGGGCGCCCAGCTCCTGTTCATCTTCAACATCTTCAAGACCGCGACCGCCGGCCGGCAGTTCAGCGGCGAGTCCGCCGAGGTCGGCTCCGTCGTCGCCGGCGTGTAG
- a CDS encoding cbb3-type cytochrome c oxidase subunit II, with amino-acid sequence MGNKFERNAALIGLGAFLLLTFAVIITVAVPLMQEDLYAASPSSPRYSGMFPDGKPISPQVARGREIYIREGCFYCHTQQVRTLPNDAAFQAPAVTLDDGRVVGGRPTRPEDYGNDNPALLGSQRTGPDLKYVGHRLPSKEWHIAHLIDPRSTEPNSIMPSYAHLPPDELDALAEYLLVLRDWAVPVQTLAKYPGPNILEATDDILPDEYRDLQNPYSIDDAAVLARAQELIEANGCLQCHGADMRGMTAADGWGSPPYPTNWFEAGKVHSEQFIFWVISEGTLKEDGSGSGMPSWRLNGLSDEDRWALTTYIKWLGTQE; translated from the coding sequence ATGGGCAACAAGTTCGAGCGGAACGCTGCGCTCATCGGTCTCGGCGCCTTCCTGCTCCTCACCTTCGCGGTGATCATCACCGTCGCGGTGCCGCTGATGCAGGAGGACCTGTACGCCGCCTCGCCGTCGTCGCCCCGGTACTCGGGCATGTTCCCCGACGGCAAGCCCATCAGCCCGCAGGTGGCGCGCGGGCGGGAGATCTACATCCGTGAGGGCTGCTTCTACTGCCATACCCAGCAGGTCCGCACGCTACCCAACGACGCCGCCTTCCAGGCCCCTGCCGTCACCCTGGATGACGGCAGGGTCGTCGGGGGCCGGCCGACCCGTCCCGAGGACTACGGCAACGACAACCCGGCCCTCCTGGGTTCGCAGCGAACCGGTCCCGACCTGAAGTACGTGGGCCACCGGCTGCCCTCGAAGGAGTGGCATATCGCCCACCTGATCGACCCGCGTTCGACTGAGCCCAACTCGATCATGCCGTCCTACGCCCACCTGCCGCCGGACGAGCTGGACGCCCTGGCCGAGTACCTGCTGGTCCTGCGCGACTGGGCGGTTCCGGTCCAGACCCTGGCCAAGTACCCCGGGCCGAACATCCTGGAGGCCACCGACGACATCCTGCCCGACGAGTACCGCGACCTGCAGAACCCGTACTCCATCGACGACGCCGCCGTGCTGGCCCGGGCTCAGGAGCTCATCGAGGCCAACGGCTGTCTGCAGTGCCACGGCGCCGACATGCGCGGCATGACCGCGGCGGACGGCTGGGGCAGCCCGCCCTATCCGACCAACTGGTTTGAGGCAGGCAAGGTCCACTCCGAACAGTTCATCTTCTGGGTGATCTCGGAAGGCACGCTGAAGGAGGACGGCTCCGGGTCCGGCATGCCGTCGTGGCGGCTGAACGGACTGTCCGACGAGGACCGCTGGGCCCTGACCACCTACATCAAGTGGTTGGGAACCCAGGAGTAG